TTATACGTCTCACCTTCAGGACCTAACGTAACTTTCATCACATAAACTCTATCTTTAGATGAAGATGTGTTTCCTCCACCAGAAACAGTAATTTCACCTAGTCCTGTATCTTCATCACTATCACTTTCTGCTTCATTTTTAATTGCTCCATTGATATCATCTCTCTGTTCTTCAGCATCTTCCTCTTTAGCATGACGATCGATGTAAACTACGTACACATTAAATTTAGGATCTCTAACATATCTAGCTCTAATCTTCTTTTTATGTGTTCTATTGTATTGTTTTACACTCTTTTTATTGTTGTAAAACTTCACCTCATTTTTAGCTTTTTGCAATGACTTAAACTGCTCTATAGCAACATAATACATTGTTCCACCACCACCTCTTTCAGTTACTGTTCTTTCTCTCCAAGGTGTACCAGGTCTTCTAGGTAAAGATTGATCTCTCGTTTCTTCATCTGGTTTAGCTGGTGTAACTTCTTTTATGATAGTAGTCGTATTTGTATTCGTTGGTTGATTTTCTAATTTCTTCAGAATTTCGTCTACTTTTTTGTTTAAAGCATCAATAGAATCTTGTGCTATTCTAATTTCATCAGATAAATCATTATGTTCAGGATCTTCATATTCCTGTTCATTTCTTTGAATTGTTTCTTTTGGTGAATTATCAGGAATATTAACAGTAACAGAACCAGTTTTCTTCTTTTTTGTTCTTCCTAAACGATAAATTAAACCTACTTCGTTAGTTCCACTTAAATTTTGTTGTTTTTCATATGAAAAACCTATAGATAATCTCTTATTTAAATTGATACCAAAACCAGCATTTAAACCGAAAAGTTTATCATAGCCTACTTTTAACCAACCTACTCGCGGTAAGTCCGCTAAAACATTTGCTGCATAAGAAAAACCATCTGTATTTGTTCTTCTACCTATTCCTAAACCTCTAATAGTAGTACCCGCTAATAAACCACTAGTATTTTTCAATTTATGTGTGTAGGCTGCGTGAGCAGAAATTGTTTTATCTCCAAAAGAAGTTACGAAATCACTGGTTTTCAGATTAAAATCTCCTAAATTTTCAAAGAATAAACCGACATCAAAATTACCGAAAGACACTGTTGCTGCTGGTTGTAAAACAACTACTGGCCTATCTTGATAATTATTAATTAAAGGATCTGGTGTATTCGTTAATACTCTAGGTTCATCTAAACTTCTTCTACTGTAGAAAAAGTTAAACCCAAAAGTTAAACGTGTTTTTTCATTTAAATTTATTTGGTAAGCATAATTAGCCATTGCTCCAAAATCTTTGAAAACACCGATTTCTTGTTGAAAAACCGCAATACCAGCTCCAACATTAGATCGCATTTTTCCCGAATAGCTAACTACATGTAATCTTGAAGCGTCTTCAAATTCTATATTAGAACTTCTGCTAATAGCTTCTATTGTTGATGTTTCTCTATGTAATAAAGAAAATGTTGGAACTGTCATAAAGTTATTAAACTTCATGAAGCTCCTTGAAGAGAAACCGTTATAAGAATCTTCACTAGCTATACTCGTTTGAGCATAAGAAAGTAAGTTCATAAACACACATAGTGTAATTAAAGTAATTTTCCTTACCATATATTATTGCAATATAGAAATTGTCCCCGATTTGATTATATTGTTATCTCTGATAACTCTGAAATAGAATAACATTCCATCTTTCAAATTATTATTTACAGGCCAATCATTTTGATAATCAGTTGTATTTAAAACCTCTTTACCTCTTGAATTATAAATAATTACTTGAACATTATCTTGAAATGCAAATCTATTTGGCAATTCCCAAGTATCATTCACCCCATCACTATTAAATGGAGTTATGATGTTTGGTATTACTAATTTACCATCATCTTCTACAACATTGATATCTCTCTGCGCTCTACACCCACCTACTGTTCCAAAAACTGTAAATGTTCCTAAAGTGTTAACATCTAAAGTTTCATTTGAAGACAATAACGTTCCTGCTTCATTAAACCATTCATATGAATCTGCTCCGCTAGCTTCTAAAGTAATTGTTTCTCCTGGTTCTAAAACTGCTGTAGAAGAAGGACTTACTTCTAAAACTGACTCATCAAATTCAACAACATTAATTTCGGCTACATTATTAAGACAACCAAATCCTTCATAAGTCACACTATATACACCAATTTCATCAATTACTAGTGTACTTGGGTCT
This genomic stretch from Tenacibaculum jejuense harbors:
- a CDS encoding PorP/SprF family type IX secretion system membrane protein, with the translated sequence MVRKITLITLCVFMNLLSYAQTSIASEDSYNGFSSRSFMKFNNFMTVPTFSLLHRETSTIEAISRSSNIEFEDASRLHVVSYSGKMRSNVGAGIAVFQQEIGVFKDFGAMANYAYQINLNEKTRLTFGFNFFYSRRSLDEPRVLTNTPDPLINNYQDRPVVVLQPAATVSFGNFDVGLFFENLGDFNLKTSDFVTSFGDKTISAHAAYTHKLKNTSGLLAGTTIRGLGIGRRTNTDGFSYAANVLADLPRVGWLKVGYDKLFGLNAGFGINLNKRLSIGFSYEKQQNLSGTNEVGLIYRLGRTKKKKTGSVTVNIPDNSPKETIQRNEQEYEDPEHNDLSDEIRIAQDSIDALNKKVDEILKKLENQPTNTNTTTIIKEVTPAKPDEETRDQSLPRRPGTPWRERTVTERGGGGTMYYVAIEQFKSLQKAKNEVKFYNNKKSVKQYNRTHKKKIRARYVRDPKFNVYVVYIDRHAKEEDAEEQRDDINGAIKNEAESDSDEDTGLGEITVSGGGNTSSSKDRVYVMKVTLGPEGETYKVPKTQPRARIQTMQVTEGVAPGYYMQIGVFSKKPYADRLLDELEKDGIKAGYFLNPKTGYRHVYIHKTQDKQEILKLYNNNLNNSYYDRKNIVHVR